A DNA window from Chiroxiphia lanceolata isolate bChiLan1 chromosome 6, bChiLan1.pri, whole genome shotgun sequence contains the following coding sequences:
- the CD6 gene encoding T-cell differentiation antigen CD6, with the protein MGGLCLLVVALCAAAPGPEPTGSPSIPSGNASVTPDPGALRLAGGRSRCEGRVELENQGIWGTVCDDGWDIPDADVVCRQLRCGRAVSVRGNSAFGRGHGPILRDELGCHGHERNLWECPAAPEHDCSHKEDAGVVCSEHQEWRLSGGRDGCAGRLEVFFRGTWSTVCDNAWYDPESAVLCRSLGCGTPLQRLSFGHTLPGKMLYECGSLQASLAFCHWIFNKSAPCHQSRAVGVVCNGSQGLLDPTPTAAGTTGNVTVPRAEERSPAVGTQFPWDSLLFILCLVLGMLLLLSVLALSIALLRLRKRSAMCSLGITAPVLVTHSSQSPDVPSGIPNDYREIPTSLPKGSDPLGTAFSKDSTSDSDSEYYEFSSKPPVALSTFYNSLRRHPGEQLLPPRPSQDGMEPFPEDGMGQGGSIPWSSSSSSSSSSSSTNPCWNGNVPSQMEGPSKHLFLPVPPAAPSIPAPVPSQPWVPPCPADPDPTGSSSTSSGEWYENVPGTEPTGDPSQHPGRMDPSGQDPDFSEGSDYDDIQGAAY; encoded by the exons TGCTCGTGGTGGCTCTCTGCGCCGCGGCACCCGGACCAG AGCCGACAGGATCTCCCAGTATTCCAAGTGGGAACGCCTCGGTGACGCCGG ACCCCGGAGCGCTCCGCTTGGCCGGCGGCCGGAGCCGGTGCGAGGGCCGCGTGGAGCTGGAAAACCAGGGAATCTGGGGGACGGTGTGCGACGACGGGTGGGACATTCCCGACGCCGACGTCGTGTGCCGGCAGCTCCGGTGCGGCCGCGCCGTGAGCGTCCGCGGGAATTCCGCCTTCGGCCGCGGGCACGGCCCCATCCTCCGGGATGAGCTGGGATGCCACGGGCACGAGAGGAACCTCTGGGAATGCCCGGCCGCTCCGGAGCACGACTGCAGCCACAAGGAGGACGCCGGCGTGGTTTGCTCAG AGCACCAGGAGTGGCGGCTCTCCGGGGGCCGGGACGGCTGCGCCGGCAGGCTGGAGGTGTTTTTCCGCGGCACCTGGAGCACGGTGTGCGACAACGCCTGGTACGATCCGGAATCGGCGGTGCTGTGCCGCAGCCTGGGATGCGGGACGCCGCTCCAGCGCCTCTCCTTCGGACACACGCTTCCCGGGAAGATGCTGTACGAGTGCGGGAGCCTCCAGGCTTCCCTGGCGTTCTGCCACTGGATCTTCAACAAATCCGCTCCCTGCCACCAGTCCCGGGCGGTCGGGGTGGTCTGCAATG GCTCCCAGGGTTTGCTGGATCCAACCCCCACGGCCGCAGGGACAACGGGGAATGTCACCGTCCCGCGGG CTGAAGAACGGTCTCCAGCTGTAGGGACACAATTCCCGTGGGATAGTCTCCTCTTTATcctgtgcctggtgctgggaatgctgctcctgctctccgTGCTGGCCCTTTCCATCGCTCTGCTgaggctgaggaagaggagcg CCATGTGTTCCTTGGGAATAACCGCCCCAGTCCTGGTGAcccacagctcccagagccCTGACGTGCCCTCCGGGATTCCCAATGACTACAGGGAGATTCCCACCAGCCTTCCCAAAGGATCAG accccctggGCACAGCCTTTTCCAAGGATTCCACCTCCGATTCCGACTCGGAATACTACGAGTTCAGCAGCAAGCCGCCCGTCGCCCTCTCCACCTTCTACA ACTCGCTGCGCCGCCATCCcggggagcagctgctcccaccGAGGCCCAGCCAGGACGGGATGGAGCCATTCCCTGAGGATGGTATGGGACAAGGGGGGTCCATCCCATGG agctcctccagctcctcctcctcctcctcctcctctacaAATCCCTGTTGGAATGGCAAcgtcccctccca GATGGAGGGTCCCAGTAAGCACCTGTttctcccagttcccccagcagctcccagcattCCCgccccagtgccctcccagccctgggtaCCTCCGTGTCCAGCAGATCCCGATCCCAccggcagctccagcacctcctcagGGGAGTGGTACGAGAACGTTCCGGGCACGGAGCCCACCGGAGACCCTTCCCAACATCCCG GTCGGATGGATCCCTCGGGACAGGATCCCGACTTCTCCGAGGGCAGTGACTATGACGACATCCAGGGAGCTGCCTACTGA
- the CD5 gene encoding LOW QUALITY PROTEIN: T-cell surface glycoprotein CD5 (The sequence of the model RefSeq protein was modified relative to this genomic sequence to represent the inferred CDS: deleted 1 base in 1 codon) — MEPRLPPLCLLLLLGTWAIPDHGGAARTPRDPGLQLVGGGCRCTGMLEVDWESRWRRVCQDNVRRSNLDEICRRMGCGPPSSEPFQLLIPSGKETHVRPVRCQNPEGALVECHWELGNCTEHVIVSCKEPEKTTPKPPPAPPDTTPEPTGPPRLRLVDGNFSCSGFLELHKGGLWGAVARMPPHIWAHLGTRICQDLRCGTAGHGHREPEPGTHLPVRWEALEPCESHSLLECFNRTSSRGKTPAFVTCSDSQPRVQRRLGSGPTPCEGDIQVFHEGQWLSLCDDGARRSQRGRQLCRELRCGNLTSSAEIREPPSKGVTCGIDPLHLCHGNLGSPQSCSRTRVVCQDSKPLPSGTSAGTVGSICLALLLFLVLLLVCGPPACRRLRKRISKKKQRQWIGPTGLNQTVSFHRSSSAAPRPRGQGGDNDYTAAPPKSSPLSAYPALEGALRHSNPPENSSDSDYDLRSARRV; from the exons ATGGAACCCCGGCTGCCCCCCCtgtgcctcctgctcctgctgggaacGTGGG CCATTCCCGACCACGGAGGAGCCGCCCGGACGCCTCGAG ATCCCGGCCTGCAGCTCGTCGGTGGCGGATGCCGCTGCACCGGGATGCTGGAGGTGGACTGGGAAAGCCGTTGGAGACGCGTGTGCCAGGACAACGTGAGACGGTCCAACCTGGATGAAATCTGCCGACGGATGGGCTGCGGC CCCCCCAGCTCCGAGCCCTTCCAGCTCCTCATTCCCAGCGGGAAGGAGACGCATGTGCGGCCCGTGAGGTGCCAGAATCCGGAGGGAGCGCTGGTGGAATgccactgggagctgggaaacTGCACGGAGCACGTTATTGTCTCCTGCAAAG AGCCGGAGAAAACCACTCCCAAGCCCCCACCGGCACCTCCGGACACCACCCCGGAGCCCACCG GACCGCCCAGGCTGCGGCTGGTGGACGGGAATTTCAGCTGCTCCGGATTCCTGGAGCTGCACaagggggggctgtggggggccGTGGCCAGGATGCCCCCGCACATCTGGGCACATCTGGGCACCCGCATCTGCCAGGACCTGCGCTGCGGCACCGCCGGGCACGGACACCGGGAGCCGGAGCCCGGGACCCACCTGCCGGTGAGGTGGGAAGCGCTGGAGCCCTGTGAGAGCCATTCCCTCCTGGAATGCTTCAACAGGACCAGCTCCCGGGGGAAAACTCCTGCCTTCGTCACCTGCTCAG ATTCCCAGCCGCGGGTGCAGCGGAGGCTGGGCTCAGGCCCCACTCCCTGCGAGGGGGACATCCAGGTTTTCCACGAGGGCCAGTGGCTGTCCCTGTGTGACGACGGAGCGCGGCGTTCCCAGCGCGGCCGCCAGCTCTGCCGGGAGCTGCGCTGCGGGAATCTCACCTCCAGCGCCGAGATCCGGGAGCCGCCTTCCAAGGGAGTCACCTGCGGGATCGACCCCCTGCACCTCTGCCACGGGAACCTCGggagcccccagagctgctcccgGACCAGAGTCGTGT GCCAGGACTCCAAGCCACTTCCCAGCGGCACATCCGCCGGCACCGTCGGGAGCAtctgcctggccctgctgctcttcctcgtcctcctcctcgtcTGTGGCCCCCCCGCCTGCAGGAGGCTCCGCAAGAGGA TCTCGAAGAAAAAGCAGCGCCAGTGGATCGGCCCCACGGGCCTCAACCAGACGG TCTCCTTCCACCGCTCCAGCTCCGCCGCTCCGAGGCCtcggggacagggaggggacaacGACTACACCGCGGCCCCGCCCAAGAGCTCCCCGCTCTCCGCTTATCCAG CCCTGGAAGGGGCGCTCCGACATTCCAACCCTCCGGAGAACTCCTCGGACAGCGACTACGACCTGCGCTCCGCCCGCAGGGTGTGA
- the VPS37C gene encoding vacuolar protein sorting-associated protein 37C isoform X2, producing METLRNRTVEELRELQEDSQEIERLALESQEAPLESGRSDLSKKYLELQELAGRCREQKEKLEKSSAALQPQTLLELLQVESQKIEEESEKMAEKFLEGEVPLETFLEQFATMRKLSHLRRVRVEKLQEIVRKSEGPQESSRDSQAPPPPPPPPVPPAPHIPGSGDPPQPFPAGSPPFPLPYSPAPALPPGPPAHGALPPAPFPAAPAASQPGSQPFPYPAPGYPSAQAPRAASGGYSWSPSRAPPQPAPYPGPSPSPPPPRPGYSPYIPPGAGRPPYPTQPPLPNFPIPAQPPYPGAPPPFGYPPPPNPSRPAWPGY from the exons ATGGAGACGCTCAGGAACCGGACGGTGGAGGAGCTccgggagctgcaggaggattCCCAGGAAATCGAGCGCTTGGCTCTGGAATCGCAGGAG GCGCCGCTGGAATCGGGACGAAGCGACCTCTCCAAGAAAtacctggagctgcaggaactggCTGGGAGGTGCcgggagcagaaggaaaagctgg agaaatccTCGGCAGCGCTGCAGCCGCAGactctgctggagctgctccaggtggAAAGTCAGAAGATTGAGGAGGAATCCGAG AAAATGGCGGAGAAATTCCTGGAGGGCGAAGTGCCCTTGGAGACGTTCCTGGAGCAGTTTGCCACCATGAGGAAGTTGTCCCACCTGCGCCGGGTCCGCgtggaaaagctgcaggagaTCGTGAGGAAGTCGGAGGGACCCCAGGAATCCAGCCGGGACTCGcaggctcctcctcctcctcctcctcctcctgtccctcctgctcctcacatTCCCGGCTCCGGGGATCCTCCGCAGCCCTTCCCAGCGGgatcccctcccttcccccttccctacAGCCCGGCTCCCGCGCTCCCTCCCGGCCCCCCGGCCCACGGAGCGCTGCCTCCCGCGCCTTTCCCGGCAGCTCCGGCTGCTTCCCAGCCCGGCTCCCAGCCCTTTCCTTACCCAGCTCCTGGATATCCGTCGGCTCAGGCTCCCAGAGCCGCCTCCGGAGGCTATTCCTGGTCTCCATCCCGGGCCCCTCCGCAGCCGGCGCCGTATCCCGGTCCCAGTccgtctcctcctcctcccaggccGGGATACTCTCCCTACATCccccctggagcaggaaggCCGCCCTATCCCACCCAGCCCCCTCTCCCGAATTTCCCGATCCCGGCACAGCCTCCGTATCCCGGGGCTCCCCCACCCTTTGGATACCCCCCCCCTCCCAACCCTTCCCGTCCGGCTTGGCCTGGATACTAA
- the VPS37C gene encoding vacuolar protein sorting-associated protein 37C isoform X1 has translation METLRNRTVEELRELQEDSQEIERLALESQEVQELQLEREMALASNRSLAEQNLKFQAPLESGRSDLSKKYLELQELAGRCREQKEKLEKSSAALQPQTLLELLQVESQKIEEESEKMAEKFLEGEVPLETFLEQFATMRKLSHLRRVRVEKLQEIVRKSEGPQESSRDSQAPPPPPPPPVPPAPHIPGSGDPPQPFPAGSPPFPLPYSPAPALPPGPPAHGALPPAPFPAAPAASQPGSQPFPYPAPGYPSAQAPRAASGGYSWSPSRAPPQPAPYPGPSPSPPPPRPGYSPYIPPGAGRPPYPTQPPLPNFPIPAQPPYPGAPPPFGYPPPPNPSRPAWPGY, from the exons ATGGAGACGCTCAGGAACCGGACGGTGGAGGAGCTccgggagctgcaggaggattCCCAGGAAATCGAGCGCTTGGCTCTGGAATCGCAGGAG gtgcaggagctgcagctggagcgGGAAATGGCCTTGGCTTCCAACCGGAGCTTGGCCGAGCAGAACCTGAAATTCCAGGCGCCGCTGGAATCGGGACGAAGCGACCTCTCCAAGAAAtacctggagctgcaggaactggCTGGGAGGTGCcgggagcagaaggaaaagctgg agaaatccTCGGCAGCGCTGCAGCCGCAGactctgctggagctgctccaggtggAAAGTCAGAAGATTGAGGAGGAATCCGAG AAAATGGCGGAGAAATTCCTGGAGGGCGAAGTGCCCTTGGAGACGTTCCTGGAGCAGTTTGCCACCATGAGGAAGTTGTCCCACCTGCGCCGGGTCCGCgtggaaaagctgcaggagaTCGTGAGGAAGTCGGAGGGACCCCAGGAATCCAGCCGGGACTCGcaggctcctcctcctcctcctcctcctcctgtccctcctgctcctcacatTCCCGGCTCCGGGGATCCTCCGCAGCCCTTCCCAGCGGgatcccctcccttcccccttccctacAGCCCGGCTCCCGCGCTCCCTCCCGGCCCCCCGGCCCACGGAGCGCTGCCTCCCGCGCCTTTCCCGGCAGCTCCGGCTGCTTCCCAGCCCGGCTCCCAGCCCTTTCCTTACCCAGCTCCTGGATATCCGTCGGCTCAGGCTCCCAGAGCCGCCTCCGGAGGCTATTCCTGGTCTCCATCCCGGGCCCCTCCGCAGCCGGCGCCGTATCCCGGTCCCAGTccgtctcctcctcctcccaggccGGGATACTCTCCCTACATCccccctggagcaggaaggCCGCCCTATCCCACCCAGCCCCCTCTCCCGAATTTCCCGATCCCGGCACAGCCTCCGTATCCCGGGGCTCCCCCACCCTTTGGATACCCCCCCCCTCCCAACCCTTCCCGTCCGGCTTGGCCTGGATACTAA